In a genomic window of Rhopalosiphum maidis isolate BTI-1 chromosome 4, ASM367621v3, whole genome shotgun sequence:
- the LOC113549798 gene encoding F-box/LRR-repeat protein 2 isoform X2 encodes MDSWLSVDVTTANVLSRDNRGSVRGVKTTIEKLPDKVLLNIFSYLNHKEICSMSRVCRKWRTIAYNTSLWYSVSLRPEISGLHVTSLDFLLSLISVRFGSSLRYIELPIELITHTVLHELANRCPNLTHMLLDFSTAMQLHDFSELQAFPTKLKYLCVCLSEVIFMEGFMRKIYNFINGLEILHLIGTYEKVEEEEEEIYEVINVHKLKSATPNLRVINLYGINFIDDSHIDAFSSNCIQLECLAVNYCSKVTGSTMKTLFQRSKRLRCLLMNQTNLISEYVMQVEWEKSSIQELDISGTDLSTECLIDMLVRIPNLKFLSAGQLNGFNDTVLSTFMEQGNVRNLIALNLDYSDNLSDEGLYKFLSRYGHQLQGLSLAGMPHITDQLWNTVLPVLNNIIIMVMGTQERLSGNVLVDQLMDGIATNCPRLERLELKWDPDNLRFSDKSQKAIDIFRVKCLKLKCLVLSDGRYYEIVKANFERADRLTVVRTTTCCSVSNYYLLQNYKDLIFN; translated from the exons acGATCGAAAAACTGCCGGATAAAGTTTTGTTGAACATATTTTCGTACCTGAACCACAAAGAGATATGTAGTATGTCTAGAGTGTGTAGAAAGTGGCGCACAATTGCGTACAACACGTCCCTGTGGTATAGCGTATCCCTAAGACCGGAAATATCGGGACTCCACGTCACGTCGCTGGACTTCCTGCTATCTCTTATCAG tgtgAGATTCGGCTCTTCGCTGCGTTATATCGAGCTGCCCATCGAGCTCATAACGCACACAGTCTTACATGAACTGGCCAATAGATGTCCAAATCTCACTCATATGTTACTCGACTTCTCGACCGCCATGCAACTACACGATTTCAGCGAGCTCCAAGCATTCCCCACCAAGTTGAAATACCTCTGCGTGTGCTTATCGGAAGTTATCTTCATGGAAGGGTTCATGAGAAAGATCTACAACTTCATAAACGGACTGGAAATACTGCATTTGATAG GTACTTATGAAAAAGTTGAAGAGGAAGAGGAAGAGATTTATGAGGTTATAAACGTTCACAAACTTAAATCGGCGACGCCGAACTTAAGAGTCATAAACTTGTACGGGATAAACTTCATCGACGACAGTCACATTGACGCGTTCAGCTCCAATTGTATACAACTCGAGTGTCTAGCCGTGAACTATTGCTCCAAGGTCACGGGGTCCACTATGAAAACGTTATTTCAGAGAAGTAAAAGGCTCAGGTGTCTTTTAATGAATCAAACGA atctcATTAGTGAGTATGTTATGCAAGTAGAATGGGAAAAATCTTCGATCCAAGAATTAGATATATCCGGGACCGATCTCTCTACCGAATGCCTAATCGACATGTTAGTTAGGATACCGAATTTGAAGTTTCTGAGCGCAGGCCAGTTAAACGGATTCAACGACACTGTGTTGAGTACGTTTATGGAACAGGGCAACGTCAGGAACCTGATTGCGCTCAACTTGGACTATTCGGACAATTTGTCGGACGAAGgactttataaatttttgtccCGATATGGACATCAGCTACAGGGGCTTTCGTTGGCTGGCATGCCACATATTACCGATCAACTGTGGAACACGGTCCTGCCGGTActcaataatatcat aatTATGGTTATGGGCACTCAAGAGAGACTATCTGGTAACGTACTAGTAGATCAACTTATGGATGGTATAGCTACAAACTGTCCGAGACTAGAAAGGCTCGAATTAAAATGGGATCCGGATAATTTAAGGTTTTCGGATAAAAGCCAAAAAGCCATTGATATTTTTCGAGTGAAATGTTTGAAACTCAAATGTTTGGTTTTAAG CGATGGAAGATATTACGAAATAGTGAAAGCAAACTTTGAAAGAGCAGATAGACTAACAGTGGTTAGGACCACTACATGTTGTAgtgtttcaaattattacctactacAGAATTAcaaagatttaatatttaattaa
- the LOC113549798 gene encoding F-box/LRR-repeat protein 2 isoform X3 — translation MSRVCRKWRTIAYNTSLWYSVSLRPEISGLHVTSLDFLLSLISVRFGSSLRYIELPIELITHTVLHELANRCPNLTHMLLDFSTAMQLHDFSELQAFPTKLKYLCVCLSEVIFMEGFMRKIYNFINGLEILHLIGTYEKVEEEEEEIYEVINVHKLKSATPNLRVINLYGINFIDDSHIDAFSSNCIQLECLAVNYCSKVTGSTMKTLFQRSKRLRCLLMNQTNLISEYVMQVEWEKSSIQELDISGTDLSTECLIDMLVRIPNLKFLSAGQLNGFNDTVLSTFMEQGNVRNLIALNLDYSDNLSDEGLYKFLSRYGHQLQGLSLAGMPHITDQLWNTVLPVLNNIIIMVMGTQERLSGNVLVDQLMDGIATNCPRLERLELKWDPDNLRFSDKSQKAIDIFRVKCLKLKCLVLSDGRYYEIVKANFERADRLTVVRTTTCCSVSNYYLLQNYKDLIFN, via the exons ATGTCTAGAGTGTGTAGAAAGTGGCGCACAATTGCGTACAACACGTCCCTGTGGTATAGCGTATCCCTAAGACCGGAAATATCGGGACTCCACGTCACGTCGCTGGACTTCCTGCTATCTCTTATCAG tgtgAGATTCGGCTCTTCGCTGCGTTATATCGAGCTGCCCATCGAGCTCATAACGCACACAGTCTTACATGAACTGGCCAATAGATGTCCAAATCTCACTCATATGTTACTCGACTTCTCGACCGCCATGCAACTACACGATTTCAGCGAGCTCCAAGCATTCCCCACCAAGTTGAAATACCTCTGCGTGTGCTTATCGGAAGTTATCTTCATGGAAGGGTTCATGAGAAAGATCTACAACTTCATAAACGGACTGGAAATACTGCATTTGATAG GTACTTATGAAAAAGTTGAAGAGGAAGAGGAAGAGATTTATGAGGTTATAAACGTTCACAAACTTAAATCGGCGACGCCGAACTTAAGAGTCATAAACTTGTACGGGATAAACTTCATCGACGACAGTCACATTGACGCGTTCAGCTCCAATTGTATACAACTCGAGTGTCTAGCCGTGAACTATTGCTCCAAGGTCACGGGGTCCACTATGAAAACGTTATTTCAGAGAAGTAAAAGGCTCAGGTGTCTTTTAATGAATCAAACGA atctcATTAGTGAGTATGTTATGCAAGTAGAATGGGAAAAATCTTCGATCCAAGAATTAGATATATCCGGGACCGATCTCTCTACCGAATGCCTAATCGACATGTTAGTTAGGATACCGAATTTGAAGTTTCTGAGCGCAGGCCAGTTAAACGGATTCAACGACACTGTGTTGAGTACGTTTATGGAACAGGGCAACGTCAGGAACCTGATTGCGCTCAACTTGGACTATTCGGACAATTTGTCGGACGAAGgactttataaatttttgtccCGATATGGACATCAGCTACAGGGGCTTTCGTTGGCTGGCATGCCACATATTACCGATCAACTGTGGAACACGGTCCTGCCGGTActcaataatatcat aatTATGGTTATGGGCACTCAAGAGAGACTATCTGGTAACGTACTAGTAGATCAACTTATGGATGGTATAGCTACAAACTGTCCGAGACTAGAAAGGCTCGAATTAAAATGGGATCCGGATAATTTAAGGTTTTCGGATAAAAGCCAAAAAGCCATTGATATTTTTCGAGTGAAATGTTTGAAACTCAAATGTTTGGTTTTAAG CGATGGAAGATATTACGAAATAGTGAAAGCAAACTTTGAAAGAGCAGATAGACTAACAGTGGTTAGGACCACTACATGTTGTAgtgtttcaaattattacctactacAGAATTAcaaagatttaatatttaattaa
- the LOC113549798 gene encoding F-box/LRR-repeat protein 2 isoform X1: MDISSDVWGQLALEASQVYIDDGTGGPAKSPYAGTTIEKLPDKVLLNIFSYLNHKEICSMSRVCRKWRTIAYNTSLWYSVSLRPEISGLHVTSLDFLLSLISVRFGSSLRYIELPIELITHTVLHELANRCPNLTHMLLDFSTAMQLHDFSELQAFPTKLKYLCVCLSEVIFMEGFMRKIYNFINGLEILHLIGTYEKVEEEEEEIYEVINVHKLKSATPNLRVINLYGINFIDDSHIDAFSSNCIQLECLAVNYCSKVTGSTMKTLFQRSKRLRCLLMNQTNLISEYVMQVEWEKSSIQELDISGTDLSTECLIDMLVRIPNLKFLSAGQLNGFNDTVLSTFMEQGNVRNLIALNLDYSDNLSDEGLYKFLSRYGHQLQGLSLAGMPHITDQLWNTVLPVLNNIIIMVMGTQERLSGNVLVDQLMDGIATNCPRLERLELKWDPDNLRFSDKSQKAIDIFRVKCLKLKCLVLSDGRYYEIVKANFERADRLTVVRTTTCCSVSNYYLLQNYKDLIFN; the protein is encoded by the exons ATGGATATATCGTCAGAC gtttggGGGCAGTTAGCATTAGAGGCTTCTCAGGTGTATATCGATGACGGTACAGGAGGACCCGCCAAGAGCCCGTATGCCGGAACG acGATCGAAAAACTGCCGGATAAAGTTTTGTTGAACATATTTTCGTACCTGAACCACAAAGAGATATGTAGTATGTCTAGAGTGTGTAGAAAGTGGCGCACAATTGCGTACAACACGTCCCTGTGGTATAGCGTATCCCTAAGACCGGAAATATCGGGACTCCACGTCACGTCGCTGGACTTCCTGCTATCTCTTATCAG tgtgAGATTCGGCTCTTCGCTGCGTTATATCGAGCTGCCCATCGAGCTCATAACGCACACAGTCTTACATGAACTGGCCAATAGATGTCCAAATCTCACTCATATGTTACTCGACTTCTCGACCGCCATGCAACTACACGATTTCAGCGAGCTCCAAGCATTCCCCACCAAGTTGAAATACCTCTGCGTGTGCTTATCGGAAGTTATCTTCATGGAAGGGTTCATGAGAAAGATCTACAACTTCATAAACGGACTGGAAATACTGCATTTGATAG GTACTTATGAAAAAGTTGAAGAGGAAGAGGAAGAGATTTATGAGGTTATAAACGTTCACAAACTTAAATCGGCGACGCCGAACTTAAGAGTCATAAACTTGTACGGGATAAACTTCATCGACGACAGTCACATTGACGCGTTCAGCTCCAATTGTATACAACTCGAGTGTCTAGCCGTGAACTATTGCTCCAAGGTCACGGGGTCCACTATGAAAACGTTATTTCAGAGAAGTAAAAGGCTCAGGTGTCTTTTAATGAATCAAACGA atctcATTAGTGAGTATGTTATGCAAGTAGAATGGGAAAAATCTTCGATCCAAGAATTAGATATATCCGGGACCGATCTCTCTACCGAATGCCTAATCGACATGTTAGTTAGGATACCGAATTTGAAGTTTCTGAGCGCAGGCCAGTTAAACGGATTCAACGACACTGTGTTGAGTACGTTTATGGAACAGGGCAACGTCAGGAACCTGATTGCGCTCAACTTGGACTATTCGGACAATTTGTCGGACGAAGgactttataaatttttgtccCGATATGGACATCAGCTACAGGGGCTTTCGTTGGCTGGCATGCCACATATTACCGATCAACTGTGGAACACGGTCCTGCCGGTActcaataatatcat aatTATGGTTATGGGCACTCAAGAGAGACTATCTGGTAACGTACTAGTAGATCAACTTATGGATGGTATAGCTACAAACTGTCCGAGACTAGAAAGGCTCGAATTAAAATGGGATCCGGATAATTTAAGGTTTTCGGATAAAAGCCAAAAAGCCATTGATATTTTTCGAGTGAAATGTTTGAAACTCAAATGTTTGGTTTTAAG CGATGGAAGATATTACGAAATAGTGAAAGCAAACTTTGAAAGAGCAGATAGACTAACAGTGGTTAGGACCACTACATGTTGTAgtgtttcaaattattacctactacAGAATTAcaaagatttaatatttaattaa
- the LOC113549800 gene encoding amine sulfotransferase-like: MVDFRIMNILQQLAKFCFPSRVSIELVSEHNRPDFTRKHLVMADITYSSVDNDVADILNKRFVTSFRNGYIKANDVVLPVYFKKFGQRIQDMEIRDDDIWVCSYPKTGTTWCQEMTWCIANDLDFEGAKQFLPERFPFLDHTPLFDYEKVLPEKPDLKLPLYVSDSITYINELKSPRFIKTHLPYKLLPKKLRDQSTKAKIVYVARNPKDTCLSYFHHCCLLEGYTGNFDDFCKLFTSDSICFSPFFDHILGYWDRKDDSQVLFLKYEDMKQDLRSVIRRTAKFLGKDLIDDQVLVLEDHLSFESMKNNRAVNYEPVIEINKTHNLIDANGSFMRSGTVGGGKQKMSPEFVKIFDEWEEKCLGNSELKF; this comes from the exons ATGGTTGACTTTCGTATTATGAACATTCTACAACAGCTAGCGAAGTTTTGTTTTcccagtag AGTTTCTATTGAACTAGTCTCCGAGCATAATCGTCCTGACTTTACGCGTAAGCACCTGGTCATGGCTGATATTACGTATTCCAGTGTGGACAACGATGTAGCCGACATTCTGAATAAGCGTTTCGTTACCAGCTTTCGGAATGGATACATTAAAGCTAACGATGTCGTGTTGCCCGTGTACTTCAAGAAGTTCGGACAGCGTATACAGGACATGGAAATCAGAGACGATGACATTTGGGTCTGCAGTTATCCGAAAACAg GAACCACGTGGTGTCAGGAGATGACTTGGTGTATTGCAAACGATTTGGACTTTGAAGGTGCCAAACAATTTTTACCCGAAAGATTTCCATTTTTAGA TCATACACCACTATTTGACTATGAAAAAGTGTTGCCGGAAAAACCAGACCTCAAACTGCCGTTGTATGTGTCCGATTCAATCACGTacataaatgaattaaaatctcCGAGATTTATCAAGACTCATTTGCCTTACAAGCTCCTACCAAAAAAACTTAGAGATCAAAGTACCAAAGCAAAA ATTGTTTACGTGGCTAGAAACCCAAAAGACACTTGCCTTTCATATTTTCACCATTGTTGTTTGTTAGAAGGATATACTGGcaattttgatgatttttgtaaattgtttaccTCAGATTCCA tcTGCTTCAGTCCATTTTTCGACCACATTCTTGGCTACTGGGACCGAAAAGATGATTCGCAAGTACTTTTTTTGAAGTACGAAGACATGAAACAG GACCTACGTTCAGTAATTCGTCGAACAGCTAAATTTTTGGGCAAAGATTTGATTGACGACCAGGTGTTGGTTTTAGAAGATCATCTAAGTTTCGAAAGCATGAAAAACAATAGAGCAGTCAATTATGAGCCTGTTATTGAGATTAATAAAACCCACAATTTAATTGACGCTAATGGAAGTTTTATGAGAAGTGGTACAGTGGGAGgaggaaaacaaaaaatgtcaccagagtttgtaaaaatttttgaCGAATGGGAGGAGAAGTGTTTAGGCAACAGtgaattaaagttttaa
- the LOC113549801 gene encoding LOW QUALITY PROTEIN: sulfotransferase family cytosolic 1B member 1 (The sequence of the model RefSeq protein was modified relative to this genomic sequence to represent the inferred CDS: deleted 1 base in 1 codon) yields MYIKYENLEDKFAKRLDDLFGVKDCLIEVNPGKCILPPKYKDLGQRIKNMEVRSDDVWLVSYPRTGSTWAQEMVWCICNDLDFVKAKSMIGQLRTPLLELTALMGNDTSKLKDELGNSVEQVENMPSPRFIKTHLPVPLLPEQLANVKPKIVYVTRNPKDMCVSYYHYCKLIHGLHGSFDEFCDLFIQGKTPIGPIWDHILGFWEQKDEPNVLFIKYEDMKKDLKGAIRQVSDFLNKPLTDEQVSALEDHLSFNSMKKNPALNLEPILAMMEKQPSNGTNPDETFIRKGKVGDWKNYMSKELSGQFDKFTEENLKGTDLAFETN; encoded by the exons atgtacataaagtACGAAAATCTCGAGGATAAATTCGCTAAGAGACTGGACGATTTGTTCGGCGTTAAAGACTGTCTGATCGAAGTCAATCCGGGCAAATGTATACTTCCGCCCAAGTACAAGGATTTGGGGCAGAGAATCAAAAATATGGAGGTCAGATCTGATGATGTATGGCTTGTGTCGTATCCAAGAACAG gAAGTACTTGGGCTCAAGAAATGGTTTGGTGTATTTGCAATGACTTGGATTTTGTAAAAGCAAAAAGCATGATTGGACAACTAAGGACACCGTTATTAGA GTTAACAGCACTTATGGGTAACGACACGAGCAAATTGAAAGACGAACTGGGCAACTCTGTGGAACAAGTGGAGAATATGCCGTCGCCCAGGTTCATAAAAACACACTTGCCGGTGCCGTTGTTGCCCGAACAGTTGGCGAACGTCAAACCGAAAATCGTCTACGTGACACGCAACCCAAAGGACATGTGCGTGTCTTATTATCACTATTGCAAGCTAATACACGGCTTACACGGGTCGTTCGACGAGTTTTGCGATCTGTTCATACAGGGCAAGACGCCGATCGGTCCGATTTGGGATCACATACTGGGATTCTGGGAACAAAAGGACGAACCGAACGTGCTGTTCATCAAGTACGAGGACATGAAAAAG gatCTGAAAGGAGCCATCAGACAAGTATCAGATTTTCTCAACAAACCCTTAACCGATGAACAAGTTTCCGCTTTAGAAGACCATTTGAGCTTCAACAGCATGAAGAAGAACCCGGCTCTGAATTTAGAACCAATCCTTGCCATGATGGAGAAACAACCATCAAACGGAACAAATCCCGACGAAACATTTATTAGGAAGGGAAAAGTTGGGGACTGGAAAAACTACATGTCAAAAGAATTATCAGGACAA TTCGACAAATTTAcagaagaaaatttaaaagggACTGATCTCGCTTTTGAGACAAATTGA